In a genomic window of Tepidibacillus fermentans:
- a CDS encoding PTS sugar transporter subunit IIA, which translates to MKSIMIISGHGNYATGLKNSIELLAGKNDGLYYIDFTASDTDLTLKEKMSKLVKENKGSQILFICDILGGTPFKVAAELVNDRDNMELVAGCNIGSILEALFQKDTLSISELAEFIVNSSKQSTVKFQKITNFQVESNQELEEGI; encoded by the coding sequence ATGAAAAGTATCATGATCATAAGTGGACATGGGAACTATGCCACAGGATTGAAAAATTCAATCGAATTATTAGCAGGTAAAAATGATGGTTTATATTATATTGATTTTACAGCAAGTGATACAGATTTAACTTTAAAGGAAAAAATGTCAAAGTTGGTAAAAGAAAATAAAGGTTCTCAAATATTATTTATTTGCGATATACTTGGAGGCACCCCTTTCAAAGTTGCTGCAGAGTTAGTGAATGACCGTGATAATATGGAATTAGTTGCTGGATGTAATATTGGTTCAATATTAGAAGCGTTATTCCAAAAGGATACCCTTTCTATTAGTGAGTTAGCTGAATTTATCGTTAATTCAAGCAAACAATCGACTGTTAAATTTCAAAAGATCACTAATTTTCAAGTTGAGAGTAATCAAGAATTAGAGGAAGGGATTTAA
- the agaD gene encoding PTS galactosamine transporter subunit IID, which translates to MKESNKVLTKKDITKLGFLSSFLQASFNYERMQAGGFTVAQLPFLKKIYKDDKKGLSEAMKDNLEFINTHPNLVGFLMGLLLSLEEGKEDRNLIKGLKVALFGPLAGIGDAIFWFTILPIVAGISASFAEQGSILGPIIFFSVYLTIFAFRIIWTHLGYNLGVRAIEKIKTSSQTISKAATILGVTVIGGLIASYVHINVLTEVAINAEHSVSLQKDFFDKIFPNILPMAYTLLMFYFLKKKKVSPVVLILGTFIMAIVMSVLGVL; encoded by the coding sequence GTGAAGGAATCTAATAAAGTGTTAACTAAAAAGGATATTACTAAGTTAGGGTTTTTATCTTCATTTCTCCAAGCTAGTTTTAACTATGAAAGAATGCAAGCAGGTGGCTTTACTGTTGCACAATTACCATTCTTAAAGAAAATATACAAAGACGATAAAAAAGGCCTTTCTGAAGCAATGAAAGATAACTTGGAATTTATTAACACACATCCAAACTTAGTTGGCTTTTTAATGGGATTATTATTATCTTTAGAAGAAGGGAAAGAAGACAGAAATTTAATTAAAGGTTTAAAAGTTGCGCTGTTTGGTCCATTAGCAGGAATAGGGGATGCAATCTTTTGGTTTACAATTCTACCAATTGTAGCAGGGATTAGTGCATCATTTGCTGAACAAGGAAGCATTTTAGGACCAATTATTTTCTTTAGTGTTTATTTAACGATATTTGCATTTCGTATCATATGGACTCACCTTGGCTATAATCTGGGTGTTAGAGCAATTGAAAAAATAAAGACTAGCTCACAAACGATTTCTAAAGCTGCCACCATTCTTGGAGTTACTGTTATTGGTGGACTAATAGCATCATATGTGCATATCAATGTTTTAACAGAAGTCGCAATCAACGCCGAACATTCTGTATCCTTGCAAAAGGATTTCTTTGATAAAATATTTCCAAATATTTTACCAATGGCTTATACATTGCTTATGTTTTACTTCTTGAAAAAGAAAAAAGTTAGTCCAGTTGTTTTAATTTTAGGAACTTTTATTATGGCAATCGTGATGTCAGTGTTAGGAGTGTTATAA
- the agaC gene encoding PTS galactosamine transporter subunit IIC yields MHDITLVQGISLAIMAIIVGIDFWLEGLFIFRPIIVSTLTGLILGDLQTGLIAGALTELAFAGLTPAGGTQPPNPVLAGVMTVVIAYTTGTDAKTAIGLALPFSFLMQYIILFYYSSFSFFMAKADKYAEEADVKSFIRLNILTTSIVAVTYGVVVFLSTYVAQDAMQLLVKSMPTWLTHGFEIAGGILPAVGFGMLLKVMLKGQYVPYLIVGFLVASFIPFSNLLPVAMVGTAFAIYEYFNSKNKAQLVQKVVVEGDDYSEGI; encoded by the coding sequence ATGCATGATATTACTTTAGTGCAAGGTATATCTTTAGCAATTATGGCAATTATTGTTGGAATTGATTTTTGGCTCGAGGGTTTATTTATCTTTAGACCTATTATCGTTAGTACTCTAACTGGACTTATTCTTGGTGATTTACAAACTGGATTGATTGCTGGTGCATTAACGGAATTAGCGTTTGCTGGACTAACGCCAGCTGGTGGGACGCAACCTCCAAACCCAGTATTAGCTGGTGTGATGACAGTTGTAATAGCTTATACAACTGGAACAGATGCAAAAACCGCGATCGGTTTAGCATTACCTTTTAGTTTTTTAATGCAATATATCATTTTATTCTACTACTCTAGTTTTTCATTCTTTATGGCTAAAGCTGATAAATACGCTGAAGAAGCAGATGTCAAATCCTTTATTAGATTAAATATTTTAACTACATCAATAGTAGCGGTGACATATGGGGTTGTTGTCTTTTTAAGCACATATGTTGCTCAAGATGCTATGCAACTTTTAGTAAAATCAATGCCTACATGGTTAACACACGGTTTTGAAATTGCTGGGGGTATTTTACCAGCTGTTGGATTTGGAATGTTATTAAAAGTCATGCTTAAAGGGCAGTATGTACCTTATCTCATTGTAGGATTTTTAGTAGCATCTTTTATTCCTTTTTCTAATCTATTGCCTGTTGCTATGGTTGGAACTGCTTTTGCTATATATGAATATTTTAACTCAAAAAATAAGGCTCAATTAGTACAAAAGGTTGTTGTGGAAGGAGATGATTATAGTGAAGGAATCTAA